One genomic segment of Hymenobacter psoromatis includes these proteins:
- a CDS encoding nucleotidyltransferase domain-containing protein has product MLTQSVALARAKAFAEAICQQHIGLRQVILFGSYARNEQRQFSDIDVALVADEFTGFGFQDVGLLGDAAIRKEFIDIEPHTFSPAQFTDWNPFVQEIKRTGIVIGEWKSVTEEAIPQS; this is encoded by the coding sequence ATGCTTACTCAGTCAGTTGCCCTAGCGCGGGCCAAGGCGTTCGCCGAGGCTATTTGCCAACAACATATAGGACTTCGGCAGGTAATTCTATTTGGTTCTTATGCCCGCAACGAGCAGCGCCAATTCTCCGATATTGACGTGGCGTTAGTAGCCGATGAGTTCACAGGCTTCGGCTTCCAGGATGTCGGCTTGCTAGGCGATGCCGCTATTCGGAAGGAGTTTATAGACATCGAACCCCATACCTTCTCCCCCGCACAATTTACCGATTGGAATCCCTTCGTGCAAGAAATCAAGCGCACCGGCATCGTCATCGGCGAGTGGAAATCAGTAACGGAAGAAGCAATACCTCAATCCTGA
- a CDS encoding HEPN domain-containing protein, whose product MTKKDHIAHWLNGADQNWQEVSTMFTAGAYVPCLFWAHLAIEKLAKALWVKDNAGDTPPFTHNISKLLADTSLVLTSMQARFVQQLNTFQLEGRYESYTTNLR is encoded by the coding sequence ATGACTAAAAAAGACCATATTGCGCATTGGCTAAACGGAGCTGACCAGAATTGGCAGGAAGTTAGCACCATGTTTACAGCCGGGGCCTACGTGCCCTGTCTGTTTTGGGCACATCTGGCGATTGAGAAACTGGCGAAAGCATTGTGGGTGAAAGACAATGCTGGAGATACGCCGCCATTTACGCACAATATTAGTAAGTTGCTGGCTGATACTTCGTTAGTGTTGACATCAATGCAAGCCCGATTCGTACAGCAATTGAATACTTTTCAACTGGAAGGACGATATGAAAGCTACACCACCAACCTGCGGTAA
- the lpdA gene encoding dihydrolipoyl dehydrogenase, which translates to MNQYDVTVVGSGPGGYVAAIRCAQLGLKTALIEKYPTLGGTCLNVGCIPSKALLDSSEHYHNAHSVFAEHGIGLDNLTVDMNRMMDRKAGVVKANVDGIAYLMKKNKIEVLQGIGAFVDKNHLSITPLAGGEAQQIETKNVIIATGSKPTVLPFIQQDKQRIITSTEALTIREVPKHMIVIGGGVIGLEMASVYARLGAKVSVVEFLDSLIPTMDRSLGKELKRVLGKIGIEFYLSHKVTSATRAGDTVTVTATNPKGEELKLEGDYCLVAVGRAPYTAGLNLEAAGVAMEERGRIKVDEHLQTNVPGIYAIGDVIRGAMLAHKAEEEGVFVAETIAGQKPHVNYLLIPGVVYTWPEVAGVGYTEEQLKEQGRAYKVGSFPFKASGRARASGDTDGFVKVLADKTTDEILGVHMIGPRIADLIAEAVTAMEFRASAEDVARMSHSHPTYAEAMKEACLAATDNRAIHM; encoded by the coding sequence ATGAATCAGTACGATGTGACCGTGGTAGGCTCGGGCCCTGGCGGGTATGTGGCCGCCATTCGCTGCGCGCAATTAGGCCTGAAAACGGCGCTTATTGAGAAATACCCCACGCTGGGCGGCACCTGCCTCAACGTGGGCTGCATCCCGAGCAAGGCGCTGCTCGACTCGTCGGAGCACTACCACAACGCCCACTCGGTGTTTGCGGAGCACGGCATCGGCCTCGACAACCTGACGGTGGACATGAACCGCATGATGGACCGCAAGGCCGGCGTGGTGAAAGCCAACGTGGACGGCATTGCCTACCTCATGAAAAAGAACAAAATTGAGGTGCTGCAAGGCATCGGCGCGTTCGTGGATAAGAACCACCTGAGTATTACGCCCCTGGCCGGCGGCGAGGCGCAGCAGATTGAAACCAAAAACGTTATCATTGCTACCGGCTCTAAGCCGACCGTCCTACCCTTCATTCAGCAGGACAAGCAGCGCATCATCACCAGCACCGAGGCGCTGACCATTCGTGAGGTGCCCAAGCATATGATTGTGATTGGCGGCGGCGTTATCGGGCTCGAAATGGCTTCCGTGTACGCCCGGCTGGGGGCGAAAGTCTCGGTGGTCGAATTCCTCGATTCGCTTATTCCGACGATGGACCGCAGCCTGGGCAAAGAGCTGAAGCGCGTGCTGGGCAAAATTGGGATTGAGTTTTACCTCAGCCACAAAGTGACCAGCGCTACCCGCGCCGGCGACACCGTGACCGTAACCGCCACCAACCCCAAAGGGGAGGAACTGAAGCTGGAAGGCGACTACTGCCTGGTGGCCGTGGGCCGCGCGCCCTACACTGCTGGCCTCAACTTGGAAGCTGCCGGCGTAGCGATGGAAGAGCGCGGCCGCATCAAGGTGGATGAGCACCTGCAAACCAACGTGCCCGGTATTTACGCCATCGGCGACGTAATCCGGGGCGCGATGCTGGCCCACAAGGCCGAGGAAGAAGGCGTGTTCGTAGCCGAAACCATCGCCGGCCAGAAGCCGCACGTCAATTACCTGCTCATCCCCGGCGTGGTCTACACCTGGCCCGAAGTGGCGGGGGTAGGCTACACCGAAGAGCAGCTAAAAGAGCAGGGCAGAGCCTACAAAGTGGGCAGCTTTCCCTTCAAAGCCAGCGGTCGCGCCCGCGCCAGCGGCGACACCGACGGCTTCGTAAAGGTGTTGGCCGACAAAACTACCGACGAAATCCTGGGCGTGCACATGATTGGTCCGCGCATCGCCGACCTCATCGCCGAAGCCGTAACGGCCATGGAATTCCGCGCCTCCGCCGAGGATGTGGCCCGCATGAGCCACTCGCACCCCACCTACGCCGAAGCCATGAAAGAAGCCTGCCTGGCGGCTACGGATAATCGGGCGATTCATATGTAA